A region from the Rhodothermus profundi genome encodes:
- a CDS encoding threonine aldolase family protein yields MWIDLRSDTVTRPSPGMRRAMYEAEVGDDVFGEDPTVRRLEERVAELLGKEAALFVPSGVMGNQLAIKVLTRPGDEVLLGRESHIFNYESGAPALISGVQLHPLDDAVGWFSSEALTQALRHGHDWEPRSRLVCLENTHNRAGGVVVPLSVIDTLTTAARRHGLALHLDGARLWHASVALDVPERQLATPFDTVSVCLSKGLGAPVGSVLAASADLIAEARRFRKLLGGGMRQVGILAAAGLYALEHHRPLLAEDHAKARRLAEGIAELPAFEIDLTRVQTNIVRFDVRQGTAEGVLAQLRAEGVLMVPFGPHTIRAVTHRDVSMQDIDRALSVLHRLFGRKAV; encoded by the coding sequence ATGTGGATCGATCTGCGTAGCGACACCGTTACCCGCCCTTCACCCGGCATGCGCCGCGCCATGTATGAAGCGGAAGTGGGAGACGATGTCTTTGGCGAAGACCCTACGGTGCGCCGGCTGGAAGAACGCGTAGCCGAGTTGCTGGGGAAGGAAGCCGCCCTGTTTGTGCCCTCCGGAGTCATGGGCAATCAGCTTGCCATCAAGGTGCTGACGCGTCCCGGTGATGAGGTGCTGCTGGGGCGCGAAAGCCACATCTTCAACTACGAGTCCGGTGCACCGGCGTTGATCTCCGGCGTCCAGTTGCATCCGCTGGATGATGCGGTCGGATGGTTCTCCTCGGAAGCGCTAACGCAAGCCCTTCGCCACGGCCACGACTGGGAACCTCGCTCCCGTCTGGTGTGCCTGGAAAACACCCACAATCGGGCTGGCGGCGTGGTCGTCCCGCTCTCAGTTATCGACACCCTCACTACAGCAGCCCGTCGTCATGGCCTGGCGCTCCACCTGGACGGCGCCCGACTCTGGCATGCAAGCGTCGCGCTGGACGTCCCCGAACGCCAACTGGCCACGCCCTTTGACACGGTAAGCGTCTGTCTCTCCAAAGGCCTGGGCGCACCGGTCGGCTCCGTGCTAGCTGCCTCGGCGGACCTCATAGCCGAAGCGCGCCGCTTTCGCAAACTGCTGGGAGGCGGCATGCGCCAGGTGGGCATCCTGGCCGCTGCCGGACTCTATGCGCTGGAACATCACCGGCCGCTGCTGGCCGAAGACCACGCCAAAGCCCGTCGCCTGGCCGAAGGCATCGCCGAACTACCAGCCTTTGAAATCGATCTGACGCGCGTGCAGACCAACATCGTGCGCTTCGACGTCCGGCAGGGCACTGCCGAAGGGGTCCTGGCCCAGCTCCGAGCCGAAGGCGTCCTCATGGTTCCCTTTGGGCCCCACACCATCCGAGCTGTGACGCATCGGGACGTATCCATGCAGGACATCGACCGCGCCCTTTCCGTCTTGCATCGCCTGTTTGGACGGAAGGCCGTCTGA
- the greA gene encoding transcription elongation factor GreA → MQNPKPVYLTKEALQKLKEELHELKTKERARIARAIAEARAHGDLSENAEYDAAKEAQGRLEARIAQIEQTIANARIVDENKIDTSKAYILSKVRVKNLQTGAEQVFTLVSPHEVNLDEGKISVNSPIGKGLLGRSVGDVVEVKVPAGKVRLQILEISR, encoded by the coding sequence ATGCAGAACCCGAAGCCGGTTTACCTGACCAAAGAGGCGCTCCAGAAGCTCAAAGAAGAACTGCACGAGCTCAAAACAAAGGAGCGGGCGCGCATTGCCCGCGCCATCGCAGAAGCACGGGCGCACGGCGATCTGTCAGAAAATGCCGAATACGATGCCGCCAAAGAAGCGCAGGGCCGCCTGGAAGCGCGCATTGCGCAGATTGAACAGACCATTGCCAACGCCCGTATCGTGGACGAAAACAAAATCGATACGAGCAAAGCCTATATTCTCTCTAAGGTGCGCGTCAAGAATTTACAGACAGGCGCCGAGCAGGTCTTTACGCTGGTCTCTCCGCATGAAGTCAACCTGGACGAAGGGAAGATTTCGGTCAACAGTCCCATTGGAAAAGGGCTGCTGGGACGTTCGGTAGGCGACGTGGTCGAGGTGAAGGTACCGGCGGGTAAGGTCAGGTTGCAGATCCTGGAGATTTCCCGTTAA
- a CDS encoding C40 family peptidase: MALRFHRLWFLLGGLLLAGCRTAAPPPTPPPPDLRERLMAAVARWQGTPHRWGGLDHRGIDCSGLVLRVYQEAFGLTLPRTTEAQAQLGRPVPRQAWQAGDLVFFRFNRKERHVGIYLGDGRFVHASSSQGVTISTLNDPYWHRHYWMARRILPPETAPLYAPSPKPTIGW; encoded by the coding sequence ATGGCCCTCCGGTTCCATCGGCTGTGGTTTCTTCTGGGGGGACTCCTGCTGGCGGGGTGCCGCACCGCGGCCCCTCCTCCAACACCTCCACCTCCCGACCTTCGCGAACGCCTTATGGCCGCAGTGGCCCGCTGGCAGGGCACGCCGCACCGATGGGGTGGCCTCGACCACCGGGGCATTGATTGCTCTGGCCTGGTCCTGCGGGTTTATCAGGAAGCCTTTGGCCTGACCTTACCCCGCACCACCGAAGCACAGGCGCAACTAGGACGTCCCGTTCCCCGACAGGCATGGCAAGCCGGCGATCTTGTATTTTTTCGCTTTAACCGGAAGGAGCGTCACGTGGGCATCTATCTGGGCGACGGGCGCTTTGTCCACGCCTCCAGCTCGCAGGGCGTTACGATCTCCACGCTCAATGATCCCTACTGGCATCGTCATTACTGGATGGCTCGGCGGATACTCCCCCCTGAAACAGCACCGTTGTACGCTCCCTCCCCGAAGCCTACAATCGGCTGGTAG
- a CDS encoding YtxH domain-containing protein, whose product MRVSWPAAICAFAAGVIAGLLLAPRAGHETRRELASKARARLHGLEEQLHRLETHLQHLEQQLQALGERFRKAGEEAGWHLEKQDIARELPRMPHG is encoded by the coding sequence ATGCGTGTATCCTGGCCTGCTGCGATCTGTGCGTTTGCGGCTGGCGTGATAGCCGGCCTGTTGTTGGCGCCTAGAGCCGGGCATGAAACCCGTCGCGAATTAGCAAGCAAAGCGCGTGCCCGGCTGCATGGGTTGGAGGAGCAACTGCACCGACTGGAGACCCATTTGCAGCATCTGGAGCAGCAGCTACAGGCGCTGGGTGAGCGGTTCCGAAAAGCCGGTGAGGAGGCTGGCTGGCACCTGGAAAAACAGGACATTGCGCGTGAGCTGCCGCGCATGCCTCACGGCTGA
- a CDS encoding BrxA/BrxB family bacilliredoxin, protein MPYPEELVQPMREELTRLGVEELRDAAAVDAAFEAAKEGTLLLVINSVCGCAAANARPAVAMALQAPVTKPDRWVTVFAGQDLEATAQARKYLAGIPPSSPFIALFKRGEPVYVLERRHIEGRSASAIAADLVQAFEKYCGTDVMPEEGPEMPEIDTYGASPLPPTFRSIL, encoded by the coding sequence ATGCCCTATCCGGAGGAATTGGTGCAGCCCATGCGTGAAGAGCTCACGCGGCTGGGCGTTGAGGAGTTGCGGGATGCGGCAGCCGTTGATGCCGCCTTTGAAGCGGCTAAAGAGGGAACGCTATTGCTGGTCATTAACTCCGTGTGTGGTTGCGCGGCAGCCAACGCGCGTCCGGCCGTGGCGATGGCGCTGCAGGCTCCCGTTACAAAGCCAGATCGCTGGGTGACGGTATTTGCCGGGCAGGATCTGGAGGCGACGGCCCAGGCGCGGAAGTACCTGGCAGGCATTCCGCCCTCGTCGCCTTTTATTGCATTGTTCAAGCGCGGGGAGCCTGTCTACGTGCTGGAACGTCGCCATATTGAAGGCCGAAGTGCCAGTGCCATTGCGGCGGATCTGGTGCAGGCCTTCGAGAAATATTGCGGCACAGATGTCATGCCGGAGGAAGGGCCGGAGATGCCAGAGATTGACACGTACGGTGCCTCACCGCTACCGCCTACGTTCCGGTCGATTCTTTGA